From the genome of Pyxidicoccus trucidator, one region includes:
- a CDS encoding nitrilase-related carbon-nitrogen hydrolase has protein sequence MSLLLALGSGVALGVAFLWTWAQPLAWVGIALLGWALHRANGWRQAAAVLLLAALVRQGVALHWWVGTAGFYTAPWLPPPFIVALLGWAATGALSQVPLLALAALPVKRVPPRYWLPVGWVLGEAALEAWSGFSMTHVLHSQWMQPPILRAVGFVGWVPTLVLCLLAAVCVGEAVALRSRRLLLPAVGVLVALAALPRLPVADDALQGTGVVHMASSVRVPESVPEATERLIWPESTVRGLQRGTEGRVSRPEVIEAFDARLPVPAIAGLMLRTPEGFFNAAAAFDADGRLQETRGKSILVPIGERSIFGLQGRGEPLVASQARPLLSLAGRKVIPLICYEAFSRATALRGREAGGALLAVLASDLPLAGSRFAMDQAIGGVVMRAVELRMPAVRASLGGVAAVVSSDGRVLARSAPGESGILTVSPPPRMVEATRE, from the coding sequence ATGAGCCTGCTGCTGGCCCTGGGCTCGGGTGTCGCGCTGGGCGTCGCCTTCCTGTGGACGTGGGCGCAGCCGCTGGCCTGGGTGGGCATCGCCTTGCTGGGGTGGGCGCTCCACCGCGCCAACGGCTGGCGCCAGGCCGCCGCGGTGCTGCTGCTGGCTGCGCTGGTGCGCCAGGGCGTGGCCCTGCACTGGTGGGTGGGGACGGCGGGGTTCTACACGGCCCCCTGGCTTCCTCCTCCGTTCATCGTGGCGTTGCTGGGCTGGGCGGCCACGGGGGCGCTGTCCCAGGTGCCGCTGCTGGCGCTGGCGGCGCTGCCCGTGAAGCGGGTGCCTCCAAGGTACTGGTTGCCGGTGGGATGGGTGCTGGGCGAGGCGGCGCTGGAGGCGTGGAGCGGCTTCTCCATGACGCACGTGCTGCATTCCCAGTGGATGCAGCCGCCAATCCTGAGGGCCGTGGGCTTCGTGGGGTGGGTGCCCACACTGGTGCTCTGCCTGCTCGCCGCCGTATGCGTTGGAGAGGCCGTGGCCCTGCGCTCGCGCCGCCTGTTGCTGCCGGCCGTGGGCGTCCTGGTGGCCCTGGCCGCGCTGCCCCGGCTGCCCGTGGCGGACGATGCGCTCCAGGGGACGGGCGTGGTCCACATGGCCTCGTCCGTGCGGGTGCCGGAGTCGGTGCCCGAGGCCACGGAGCGGCTCATCTGGCCGGAGTCCACGGTGCGGGGGCTCCAGCGGGGGACCGAGGGACGGGTGTCACGGCCGGAGGTCATCGAGGCCTTCGATGCGCGCCTGCCGGTCCCCGCCATCGCGGGGCTGATGCTCCGGACGCCCGAGGGGTTCTTCAATGCCGCCGCCGCCTTTGACGCGGACGGGCGGCTGCAGGAGACCCGAGGGAAGTCCATTCTCGTCCCCATCGGGGAGCGCTCCATCTTCGGGCTTCAGGGAAGAGGGGAGCCGCTGGTCGCAAGCCAGGCGCGACCGCTGCTGTCCCTCGCGGGGCGGAAGGTGATTCCGCTCATCTGCTACGAGGCCTTCAGCCGCGCCACCGCCTTGCGTGGACGGGAGGCGGGAGGAGCGCTGCTCGCGGTCCTGGCCAGTGATTTGCCCCTGGCTGGAAGTCGCTTCGCCATGGACCAGGCCATCGGCGGCGTGGTGATGCGGGCGGTGGAGCTGCGCATGCCCGCGGTGCGGGCCTCGCTGGGAGGCGTCGCGGCGGTGGTGTCCTCCGACGGCCGCGTGCTGGCGCGGAGCGCACCGGGGGAGAGCGGCATCCTCACGGTGTCCCCGCCTCCGCGGATGGTGGAGGCGACGCGGGAGTAG
- a CDS encoding carboxypeptidase-like regulatory domain-containing protein: MIDEVDQRLKAWVGRIAGDVPVFLGVPDRDSLERGVCLYLLELGPAPPARGTGRVPLQISVCYLVTAGAESPERAHRLLGELVFSAMEEADFDVELTPVPTTIWAGLRTAPRPGFRLRVPVRRERPQPVVHRVRFPVVTQSVPAEMLLGCVVGPGDIPIPGALVELPTLNLTTRTDAKGCFRFPRVPPVATLGRLEVRAKGEVLALGPEALAAEPQPLLIRLPLKEE, translated from the coding sequence ATGATCGACGAAGTCGATCAACGACTGAAGGCGTGGGTGGGCCGCATTGCCGGCGACGTGCCCGTATTCCTGGGCGTGCCGGACCGTGACTCCTTGGAGCGCGGCGTGTGCCTATACCTCCTGGAGCTCGGCCCCGCGCCTCCCGCACGCGGTACAGGCCGCGTGCCCCTTCAAATCTCCGTCTGCTACCTCGTCACCGCCGGCGCCGAGTCACCCGAGCGCGCGCACCGCCTCCTTGGCGAGCTGGTCTTCTCCGCCATGGAGGAAGCCGACTTCGACGTGGAGCTCACCCCCGTGCCCACCACCATCTGGGCCGGGCTGAGGACCGCGCCGCGTCCCGGCTTCCGCCTGCGCGTCCCCGTGCGCCGCGAGCGCCCCCAGCCCGTCGTCCACCGCGTGCGCTTCCCCGTCGTCACCCAGTCCGTTCCGGCCGAGATGCTGCTCGGCTGCGTGGTGGGCCCCGGCGACATCCCCATTCCGGGCGCACTCGTGGAGCTGCCGACGCTGAACCTCACCACGCGCACGGACGCCAAGGGCTGCTTTCGTTTTCCCCGCGTGCCGCCAGTGGCCACGCTGGGGCGGTTGGAGGTGCGGGCGAAGGGGGAGGTGCTCGCGCTCGGTCCGGAGGCGCTTGCCGCCGAGCCACAGCCGCTGCTCATCCGCCTGCCGCTGAAGGAGGAATGA
- a CDS encoding phage tail sheath family protein — protein sequence MPNYLTPGVYVEEVSSGTRSIQGVGTTTAAFVGRAPAVDARLHEAVPVNGWAQFVKEFAPPGTPGTALARAVYGFFENGGRRCFIVNIGDSESLVGDARKRQGVAVLEEVSEVAMVAAPGFADAAAWDALLTHCEKMRDRFAILDAPEDVDDVGRLTKVATGDKGGGMHPRASDQGYGAFYYPWFSTPDPLGDGKTLVNVPPSGHMAGIYARTDVTRGVHKAPANEVVRGAMRLVRDVTPEEQGELNQVGVNCIRYFPRSGIRVWGARTVAPADNSEWRYINVRRLFNFVEESIALGTNWTVFEPNDLKLWNSLKRDANAFLLRLWRDGALMGRTPEEAFFVQCDEQTNTPETIDAGQVFALIGLAPVKPAEFIIFRIGQHAGGAEVEEVSNG from the coding sequence GTGCCGAATTACCTGACGCCAGGCGTCTATGTGGAGGAGGTCTCCAGTGGAACCCGCTCCATCCAGGGCGTGGGCACCACCACAGCCGCCTTCGTCGGCCGCGCACCCGCGGTGGACGCCCGCCTCCACGAAGCCGTGCCCGTCAATGGCTGGGCCCAGTTCGTGAAGGAGTTCGCTCCACCCGGGACTCCGGGCACCGCGCTCGCGCGCGCCGTGTATGGCTTCTTCGAGAACGGCGGCCGGCGCTGCTTCATCGTCAACATCGGTGACAGCGAGAGCCTGGTGGGCGATGCCCGCAAGCGCCAGGGCGTGGCCGTGCTCGAAGAAGTCAGCGAGGTGGCCATGGTCGCCGCCCCCGGCTTCGCCGACGCCGCGGCCTGGGACGCGCTGCTGACCCACTGCGAGAAGATGAGGGACCGCTTCGCCATCCTCGACGCACCCGAGGACGTGGATGACGTGGGCCGCCTCACCAAGGTGGCCACGGGCGACAAGGGCGGCGGCATGCACCCGCGTGCCTCGGACCAGGGCTACGGCGCCTTCTACTACCCGTGGTTCTCCACGCCGGACCCCCTGGGCGACGGGAAGACGCTCGTGAATGTGCCGCCGTCCGGCCACATGGCGGGCATCTACGCGCGCACCGATGTCACGCGCGGCGTCCACAAGGCGCCCGCCAACGAAGTCGTGCGCGGGGCCATGCGGCTGGTGCGCGACGTGACGCCGGAGGAGCAGGGCGAGCTCAACCAGGTGGGCGTCAACTGCATCCGCTACTTCCCACGCAGCGGCATCCGCGTGTGGGGCGCGCGCACGGTGGCCCCCGCCGACAACAGCGAGTGGCGCTACATCAACGTGCGCCGGCTCTTCAACTTCGTGGAGGAGTCCATCGCCCTGGGCACGAACTGGACGGTGTTCGAGCCCAACGACCTCAAGCTGTGGAACTCCCTCAAGCGCGACGCGAACGCCTTCCTGCTGCGGCTGTGGCGAGACGGAGCGCTGATGGGCCGCACGCCGGAGGAGGCCTTCTTCGTGCAGTGCGACGAGCAGACGAACACGCCGGAGACCATCGACGCCGGACAGGTGTTCGCGCTCATCGGCCTGGCACCGGTGAAGCCCGCGGAGTTCATCATCTTCCGCATCGGCCAGCACGCGGGTGGCGCGGAAGTGGAGGAGGTGTCGAATGGCTGA
- a CDS encoding phage tail protein, with product MAEAKAPEAPPPAQDAGAQPGALVNPLRGYNFTLLIDGVNEGHFLFCSELHVKVEALRYREGGAGPVVRRLPGPISHGDVVLRCGFTQSPELWTWFLATMSGVPLRKNVSILMLDDDGLTERLRWNLNECWPSEWKVHPLDALGQDIAIASLTLVYESLSRG from the coding sequence ATGGCTGAGGCAAAGGCTCCCGAGGCGCCGCCGCCGGCGCAGGATGCGGGCGCGCAGCCCGGCGCGCTGGTGAACCCGCTCCGCGGCTACAACTTCACGCTGCTCATCGACGGGGTGAACGAGGGGCACTTCCTGTTCTGCTCCGAGCTGCATGTGAAGGTGGAGGCGCTGCGCTACCGGGAGGGCGGCGCAGGGCCCGTGGTGCGCCGGCTGCCGGGCCCCATCTCCCACGGAGATGTCGTCCTTCGCTGCGGCTTCACCCAGTCACCGGAGCTGTGGACCTGGTTCCTCGCCACCATGAGCGGGGTGCCGCTGCGCAAGAACGTCTCCATCCTCATGCTCGACGACGATGGGTTGACGGAGCGGCTGCGCTGGAACCTCAACGAGTGCTGGCCGTCGGAGTGGAAGGTGCATCCGCTGGATGCGCTCGGTCAGGACATCGCCATCGCCTCGCTCACGCTCGTCTACGAGTCCCTCTCCCGTGGCTGA
- a CDS encoding phage baseplate assembly protein V: MRGLPELRIEAGGSPLTVADLRSLSSVHVQQRLAAPAQCELTFTDPRGTLASSGIPPGTSLRVAAASGTDALFTGEVTAVEYVHATGGAREVRVRGYDVLHRLRKRQPVRAHVQVTLEDLARELASGLGVSVQAAAPGPLWRHLIQHGQSDFDFLVERADRCGLYPVLHGDTLRLVTLEGEGTPVSLLLGETLLEATVEVNGDASCREVAAEGWDALRAESHAGHAGSPRVGRRVDAEVSPERVGGETRRSLVDEAAEGIPHVEAAAQAELDYRAAREVVLTAVAEGDARLRPGARVEVAGVAAAVAGRYVLTAVTHRVDGRHGFISELSSAPPPRRARVRASAVTLGVVSRVDDPDGKGRVRATLPAYGGVETDWMQVLAAGGGAGKGLMLLPDVGDTVLLALGGEDPARGVVVGGLYGGGGPPDAGVEGGSVRRYTLLTAGGHKLRLDDEGRTLRLEDGTGSYLELAPKGVRLHSEVALDIEAPGQDVVIRGRSIDFRRG; encoded by the coding sequence ATGCGCGGACTGCCCGAGCTGCGAATCGAGGCAGGAGGCTCGCCCCTGACGGTGGCGGACCTGCGCAGCCTGTCCTCGGTGCACGTGCAGCAGCGGCTGGCGGCGCCCGCGCAGTGCGAGCTGACCTTCACCGACCCGCGCGGCACCCTGGCCTCCTCGGGCATTCCTCCGGGCACGTCCCTGCGCGTGGCCGCGGCCTCGGGAACGGACGCCCTCTTCACGGGCGAGGTGACGGCCGTGGAGTACGTGCACGCCACCGGCGGCGCGCGCGAGGTGCGGGTGCGCGGCTATGACGTGCTCCACCGCCTGCGCAAGCGCCAGCCGGTGCGCGCGCACGTGCAGGTGACGCTGGAGGACCTGGCGCGCGAGCTGGCCTCGGGCCTGGGCGTCTCCGTCCAGGCGGCGGCCCCCGGGCCGCTGTGGCGCCACCTCATCCAGCACGGCCAGTCCGACTTCGACTTCCTGGTGGAGCGCGCGGACCGCTGCGGCCTCTACCCCGTGCTGCATGGGGACACGCTGCGGCTGGTGACGCTGGAGGGCGAGGGCACGCCGGTGTCACTGCTGCTGGGCGAGACGCTGCTGGAGGCCACCGTGGAGGTGAACGGCGACGCCTCGTGCCGCGAGGTGGCCGCCGAGGGCTGGGACGCACTGCGCGCGGAGTCCCATGCCGGCCATGCGGGCTCGCCGCGCGTGGGGCGCCGCGTGGACGCGGAGGTGTCTCCGGAGCGCGTGGGCGGAGAGACGCGGCGCTCGCTGGTGGACGAGGCGGCGGAGGGCATTCCCCACGTCGAGGCCGCCGCCCAGGCGGAGCTGGACTACCGCGCCGCCCGCGAGGTGGTGCTCACCGCCGTGGCCGAGGGCGACGCGCGGCTGCGGCCGGGGGCTCGCGTGGAGGTGGCCGGAGTGGCCGCCGCCGTGGCGGGCCGCTACGTGCTCACCGCCGTCACCCACCGGGTGGATGGACGCCACGGCTTCATCTCCGAGCTGTCCTCCGCGCCGCCGCCGCGACGCGCGCGAGTCCGGGCCTCGGCGGTGACGCTGGGCGTGGTCAGCCGCGTGGACGACCCGGACGGAAAGGGCCGCGTGCGCGCCACGCTGCCGGCCTACGGCGGCGTGGAGACGGACTGGATGCAGGTGCTGGCGGCGGGCGGCGGGGCCGGCAAGGGGCTGATGCTGCTGCCCGACGTGGGCGACACTGTGCTGCTCGCGCTGGGCGGAGAGGACCCGGCGCGCGGCGTGGTGGTGGGCGGCCTGTACGGAGGAGGAGGGCCCCCGGACGCGGGCGTGGAGGGCGGCTCAGTGCGGCGCTACACGCTGCTGACGGCGGGCGGGCACAAGCTGCGGCTGGACGACGAGGGCCGCACGCTGCGGCTGGAGGACGGCACGGGCAGCTACCTCGAGCTGGCGCCGAAGGGCGTGCGCCTGCACTCGGAGGTGGCGCTCGACATCGAGGCGCCCGGCCAGGACGTGGTCATCCGTGGGCGCTCCATCGACTTCCGGAGAGGGTGA
- a CDS encoding GPW/gp25 family protein — protein MSAPRYRTWRFLHPDFEMVEHSGLRLAPTGKAEMVEEHASIRQAVLLLLTTTPGERVMRPDYGCELHRLLFANNDDTTAGLAIHYVRRALERWEPRINVLHLDATRSPEDPHRLDVMLEYRVRITGRTERLAYPFSLAGGPS, from the coding sequence ATGAGTGCACCCCGCTACCGCACCTGGCGCTTCCTGCACCCGGACTTCGAGATGGTGGAGCACTCCGGCCTGCGCCTGGCTCCCACCGGCAAGGCGGAGATGGTGGAGGAGCACGCCTCCATCCGCCAGGCGGTGCTGCTGCTGCTCACCACCACGCCCGGCGAGCGCGTCATGCGCCCGGACTACGGCTGCGAGCTGCACCGGCTGCTGTTCGCCAACAACGACGACACCACCGCCGGCCTCGCCATCCACTACGTGCGCCGCGCGCTGGAGCGCTGGGAGCCGCGCATCAACGTCCTCCACCTGGATGCCACGCGCAGCCCCGAGGACCCGCACCGCCTGGACGTCATGCTGGAGTACCGCGTGCGCATCACCGGCCGCACCGAGCGGCTGGCCTATCCCTTCTCGCTGGCGGGAGGCCCGTCATGA
- a CDS encoding putative baseplate assembly protein: MTSLPSPRLDDRSFAQLVEQARTRIQASCPDWTDLTPHDPGMVLVEVFAHLTETMLYRLNRLPEKAYVEFLRLLGVRLQPPAAASVRLRFTLVRPAERPVEVPRSTAVTLARAGAGAEPVVFRTADTVTIPVGGTEVEVLAYHCEQVDAELAGQGTGQPGLTVQAKRPPIVAPTGDSLDLVVGVEAAAGELDARAPARRHDGRTYRIWREVENFAALGPDEPAYLVDRMTGVITFAPSARLASEAGTLGELRALAAVPGEGRRILLWYRCGGGATGNVAAGTLELLKVPLPGMKVTNPRPATGGRPAETLENALLRGPQELHSLRRAVTAGDFELLALRSSGAVARAKAVTLAQLWAHAPAGTVEVLLVPHLPPDVQGPAGEGITEATLRTHETEEARARIHAELDVRRPLGTTCVVEWARYKTVRVQARVVAHREEDTAALRTRLTERLHRILTPLPSPLQPEGWRFGQALRASHVYDALLAEPGVSYLDKVRLMVDEVPREVRTLAADTFQPGTFYAGGGETLFRTVNDADGWEKAGLFPGEDVDAVEAHPRRAGLVAVAARLASDAKRSRIHLSFDCGETWESATHTLDAVEDLAWADRDGVPVLLLATRVGLFELMARPGATPIQVLVDPASQDLGFFAVAATTDVRGAVNVAVAAMGTRGVFLSAGGGRSGTFRPIGPRGADVRVLEVQKDGPRSFLWAGLAAASGADPGKGCLCWELMGTADPPDGWRPFDKGWDGGSCLALAFSGSTVYAGSHRVGVLWLDASRPGATWKRPEVGSGLPLREAERLFQPVYALATSPKGAPLLAGGPEGVFRRPQGSERYEPVSTREFTEKVTLPPTWLLCSGAHALEVVTDHAEP; the protein is encoded by the coding sequence ATGACGTCGCTCCCGTCGCCCCGCCTGGATGACCGGAGCTTCGCGCAGCTCGTGGAGCAGGCGCGCACCCGCATCCAGGCCTCGTGTCCCGACTGGACGGACCTCACCCCGCATGACCCGGGGATGGTGCTGGTGGAGGTGTTCGCCCACCTCACCGAGACGATGCTGTACCGGCTCAACCGGCTGCCGGAGAAGGCGTACGTGGAGTTCCTCCGCCTGCTGGGGGTGCGCCTCCAGCCGCCCGCCGCCGCGTCGGTGCGCCTGCGCTTCACGCTGGTGCGCCCGGCCGAGCGGCCGGTGGAGGTGCCACGCAGCACGGCCGTCACCCTGGCGCGGGCCGGCGCGGGCGCGGAGCCCGTCGTCTTCCGCACCGCGGACACGGTGACGATTCCCGTGGGCGGCACGGAGGTGGAGGTGCTCGCCTACCACTGCGAGCAGGTGGACGCGGAGCTGGCGGGGCAGGGCACCGGCCAGCCGGGCCTCACCGTGCAGGCGAAGCGGCCCCCGATTGTCGCGCCCACCGGCGACTCCCTGGATTTGGTGGTGGGCGTGGAGGCCGCGGCCGGGGAGCTGGATGCGCGCGCTCCGGCCCGCCGCCATGACGGGCGCACGTACCGCATCTGGCGCGAGGTGGAGAACTTCGCCGCGCTGGGGCCGGACGAGCCCGCCTACCTCGTGGACCGGATGACGGGGGTGATTACCTTCGCCCCTTCCGCGCGGCTGGCGAGCGAGGCCGGGACGCTGGGCGAGCTCCGCGCGCTGGCCGCGGTGCCGGGCGAGGGACGCAGAATCCTCCTCTGGTACCGGTGCGGCGGAGGCGCGACGGGCAACGTGGCCGCGGGCACGCTGGAGCTGCTCAAGGTGCCGCTTCCGGGCATGAAGGTGACGAACCCCCGCCCGGCCACGGGCGGGCGGCCCGCGGAGACGCTGGAGAACGCGCTGCTGCGCGGGCCCCAGGAGCTGCACTCGCTGCGGCGGGCCGTCACCGCCGGGGACTTCGAGCTGCTGGCGCTGCGCAGCTCCGGCGCGGTGGCACGCGCGAAGGCCGTCACGCTGGCGCAGCTGTGGGCCCACGCGCCCGCCGGCACGGTGGAGGTGCTGCTGGTGCCGCACCTGCCGCCCGACGTGCAGGGCCCCGCGGGCGAGGGCATCACCGAGGCCACCCTGCGCACGCACGAGACGGAGGAGGCGCGCGCCCGCATCCACGCCGAGCTGGACGTGCGCCGGCCGCTGGGCACCACCTGCGTGGTGGAGTGGGCGCGCTACAAGACGGTGCGCGTGCAGGCGCGCGTGGTGGCGCACCGCGAGGAGGACACCGCCGCCCTGCGCACGCGCCTCACCGAGCGGCTCCACCGCATCCTCACCCCGCTGCCCTCGCCCTTGCAGCCCGAGGGCTGGCGCTTCGGCCAGGCCCTGCGCGCCTCGCACGTGTACGACGCGCTGCTGGCCGAGCCGGGCGTCAGCTACCTCGACAAGGTGCGCCTCATGGTGGACGAGGTGCCGCGAGAGGTGCGCACGCTCGCCGCGGACACCTTCCAGCCCGGCACCTTCTACGCAGGGGGCGGGGAGACGCTGTTCCGCACGGTGAACGACGCGGACGGCTGGGAGAAGGCGGGCCTGTTCCCCGGCGAGGACGTGGACGCGGTGGAGGCGCATCCCCGGCGGGCGGGCCTCGTGGCGGTGGCGGCGCGGCTGGCGAGCGACGCGAAGCGCTCCCGCATCCACCTCTCCTTCGACTGCGGCGAGACGTGGGAGTCCGCCACGCACACCCTGGACGCGGTGGAGGACCTGGCCTGGGCGGACCGGGACGGCGTGCCCGTGCTGCTGCTGGCCACGCGCGTCGGCCTCTTCGAGCTGATGGCCCGCCCCGGCGCCACGCCGATTCAGGTGCTGGTGGACCCGGCGAGTCAGGACCTGGGCTTCTTCGCGGTGGCGGCCACCACGGACGTGCGCGGCGCCGTCAACGTGGCGGTGGCGGCCATGGGCACGCGCGGCGTCTTCCTCTCCGCGGGTGGCGGGCGCAGCGGCACCTTCCGCCCCATTGGCCCGCGCGGCGCGGACGTGCGTGTGCTGGAGGTGCAGAAGGACGGCCCGCGCTCGTTCCTGTGGGCGGGGCTCGCCGCCGCCAGCGGCGCGGACCCGGGCAAGGGCTGTCTGTGCTGGGAGCTGATGGGCACCGCGGACCCGCCGGACGGGTGGCGGCCCTTCGACAAGGGGTGGGACGGCGGTAGCTGCCTCGCGCTGGCCTTCAGCGGCTCCACCGTGTACGCGGGCAGCCACCGCGTGGGCGTGCTGTGGCTGGACGCCAGCCGCCCGGGCGCGACATGGAAGCGGCCCGAGGTGGGCAGTGGCCTGCCGCTGCGCGAGGCCGAGCGCCTCTTCCAGCCCGTGTACGCGCTGGCCACGTCACCCAAGGGCGCGCCGCTGCTGGCCGGTGGCCCCGAGGGCGTGTTCCGCCGGCCCCAGGGCAGCGAGCGCTACGAGCCCGTGTCCACGCGCGAGTTCACGGAGAAGGTGACGCTGCCTCCCACCTGGCTCCTCTGCTCCGGTGCCCATGCGCTGGAGGTGGTGACGGACCATGCGGAGCCCTGA
- a CDS encoding phage tail protein has translation MRSPDIQRLLPGVFQRTAQPASPLAALLEVMEVLHAPSEGVLSGLESHFDPRRAPDRFVPFLARWVGMDLPVTTGLGRLRELVAAAVDISRWRGTARGLLLFLTTATGRTDFEVDEAVPGPDGLPRPFHVRVRAPAEVEAHRLLLERIIEREKPAYVTYELLFVQPPKGAG, from the coding sequence ATGCGGAGCCCTGACATCCAGCGCCTGCTGCCGGGCGTCTTCCAGCGCACCGCTCAGCCCGCCTCACCGCTGGCCGCGCTGCTGGAGGTGATGGAGGTGCTGCACGCGCCCAGCGAGGGCGTGCTCTCGGGATTGGAGTCCCACTTCGACCCGCGCCGGGCACCGGACCGCTTCGTGCCGTTTCTGGCCCGCTGGGTGGGCATGGACCTGCCGGTGACGACGGGCCTGGGCCGCCTGCGGGAGTTGGTGGCCGCCGCGGTGGACATCTCGCGCTGGCGCGGCACGGCGCGCGGCCTGCTCCTGTTCCTGACCACCGCCACCGGCCGCACGGACTTCGAGGTGGACGAAGCGGTGCCCGGACCGGACGGACTCCCGCGTCCCTTCCATGTGCGGGTGCGCGCGCCCGCGGAGGTGGAGGCCCACCGGCTGCTGCTGGAGCGAATCATCGAGCGGGAGAAGCCCGCCTACGTCACCTACGAGCTGCTCTTCGTGCAGCCGCCCAAAGGAGCAGGTTGA
- a CDS encoding STAS/SEC14 domain-containing protein, which yields MSASPGLDDSSAAAAKLSAPDVRDVFKGRTVSVAMVGTVLVVVHNSQPPAQDEWLRYCELIAANQHIGTAQVVLAEGPGPNAAQRQQALNQVPRGYTIPPTAVFTRSAMVRGVVTLFNWFTPRAMRAFPPGDLLAAAVHLKLSEEQLRHVVDVAHALLPPEP from the coding sequence ATGAGTGCATCTCCTGGGCTTGATGACTCCTCGGCGGCAGCGGCGAAGCTCAGCGCGCCCGACGTCCGGGACGTGTTCAAGGGCCGCACCGTGAGCGTGGCCATGGTGGGCACCGTGCTGGTGGTGGTGCACAACTCCCAGCCTCCCGCGCAGGACGAGTGGCTGCGCTACTGCGAGCTCATCGCCGCCAACCAGCACATCGGCACCGCGCAGGTGGTGCTGGCGGAGGGGCCTGGCCCCAATGCAGCCCAGCGTCAGCAGGCGCTCAACCAGGTCCCCAGGGGCTACACCATCCCTCCAACGGCCGTCTTCACCCGCTCGGCCATGGTGCGCGGAGTCGTCACCCTCTTCAACTGGTTCACCCCCCGCGCCATGCGTGCCTTCCCGCCCGGGGACCTGCTCGCCGCGGCCGTGCACCTGAAGCTGAGCGAGGAGCAGCTTCGGCACGTGGTGGATGTCGCCCACGCGCTGCTGCCTCCGGAGCCGTAG
- a CDS encoding M23 family metallopeptidase, giving the protein MMTKLTVALTFALLSLPAVSSAQTMFRFPASQLADQCGNGGCTVSAYKDYGGRDYACGGVRYSGHTGTDYALVGGFSKMDYGVWAMNAARGYVEAAVDGYYDRCNYWNQSNPYAACGLYTANYIIMRHPDNTQTWYWHLKAYTQQFARGTTLTCGNWIARVGSSGASTGPHLHFEYWVPGYGTDDPYAGSCGTPYTRWTAQGAYRGLPGITCQ; this is encoded by the coding sequence ATGATGACGAAGCTCACGGTGGCGCTGACCTTCGCGCTGCTGTCCCTTCCGGCAGTGTCCTCCGCGCAGACGATGTTCCGCTTCCCCGCGTCGCAGCTCGCGGACCAGTGCGGCAACGGCGGCTGCACCGTGAGCGCGTACAAGGACTACGGCGGCCGGGACTACGCCTGCGGTGGCGTGCGCTACAGCGGCCACACGGGCACGGACTACGCGCTGGTCGGCGGGTTCAGCAAGATGGACTACGGCGTCTGGGCCATGAACGCGGCCCGGGGCTACGTCGAGGCCGCGGTGGATGGGTACTACGACCGGTGCAACTACTGGAACCAGTCCAACCCGTACGCCGCCTGCGGCCTCTACACGGCCAACTACATCATCATGCGGCACCCGGATAACACCCAGACCTGGTACTGGCACCTGAAGGCCTATACGCAGCAGTTCGCCCGGGGCACCACCCTCACCTGCGGCAACTGGATTGCGCGCGTGGGCTCGTCCGGTGCTTCCACGGGGCCGCACCTGCACTTCGAGTACTGGGTCCCCGGCTACGGCACGGATGACCCGTACGCGGGCTCCTGCGGGACGCCGTACACGCGGTGGACCGCGCAGGGCGCGTACCGGGGCCTGCCCGGAATCACCTGCCAGTAG
- a CDS encoding TolB family protein, whose product MKIRFLALTALTLAATGAAAEDRMNPADLRRVTKAREHLVPAVAKEFGAKARFVHLFGQGRGMLAGVVAEIPEQALGTDDVPLLAIVQYDEATGAVRVVDREFKYREARTVGPSVALLDGEGNLRLREANGRERLLAQGVGGDLFPTAKGDALVATLVMSADHKHETSVGIIDLKGRVKVLADGPGVDATPSISPDGTTVVFVSGRTSVASFYVTDVDGAEPKQLTNVGLENYMLFGGPPKGFVPPPVSSHHMEWVGADVLRYNAGGGEFWKLNVRTGEAFADVGGEK is encoded by the coding sequence ATGAAAATCCGATTCCTGGCCCTCACCGCGCTGACGCTGGCAGCCACCGGCGCCGCGGCGGAAGACCGCATGAATCCGGCGGACCTGCGCCGTGTGACGAAGGCGCGCGAGCACCTCGTCCCAGCCGTCGCGAAGGAGTTCGGCGCCAAGGCCCGGTTCGTCCACCTCTTCGGCCAGGGCCGGGGAATGCTGGCGGGCGTCGTCGCGGAGATTCCGGAGCAGGCGTTGGGCACGGACGACGTGCCGCTGCTCGCCATCGTCCAGTACGACGAGGCGACGGGCGCGGTCCGCGTGGTGGACCGGGAGTTCAAGTACCGCGAGGCGCGCACGGTGGGGCCGAGCGTGGCGCTGCTGGATGGCGAGGGCAACCTCCGCCTGCGTGAGGCCAACGGCCGTGAGCGGCTGCTGGCCCAGGGCGTGGGCGGAGACCTGTTCCCCACGGCAAAGGGTGACGCGCTGGTGGCCACGCTCGTCATGAGCGCCGACCACAAGCACGAGACGTCCGTGGGCATCATCGACCTGAAGGGCCGCGTGAAGGTGCTGGCGGACGGGCCCGGCGTGGATGCGACGCCCAGCATCTCTCCGGATGGGACGACGGTCGTCTTCGTGTCCGGCCGGACCTCCGTGGCCTCGTTCTACGTGACGGACGTGGACGGCGCGGAGCCGAAGCAGCTCACCAACGTCGGCCTGGAGAACTACATGCTGTTCGGCGGCCCTCCGAAGGGCTTCGTGCCCCCGCCCGTCTCCAGCCACCACATGGAGTGGGTGGGCGCGGACGTGCTCCGCTACAACGCGGGCGGCGGTGAGTTCTGGAAGCTGAACGTGCGCACCGGCGAAGCCTTCGCGGACGTGGGAGGTGAGAAGTGA